The genomic window TTTAACTTTGAATCCAGTACCTATAGGAACAGTTGACTTAATGACAACCAAGGAATCATGTGAAATGTTATTTGCAATATCTGTTGCAGCTGAAAAGATATAATTTAAATTAGCACTGCCATCTTCAGCCATAGGGGTTCCAACAGCAATGAAAACAATGTTGGAGTCATCTAAAGCTTCCTTAATGTCAGTAGTGAAAATCAAGTCTCCTTTCTCTTGACCATTAATAACCATTGTTCCTAAATGAGGTTCAAAAATAGGCAAGATTCCTTTTTTAAGACCATTTATCTTTTCTTCTACAATATCTACACAATAAACCTTATTTCCCATTTTTGAAAAACATGCTCCAGTTACAAGTCCAACATAGCCAGTTCCAATAACAGTTATATGCATTAAATCACCTATTAAAAAAATAACAAGATATTTGATTCCTAATAAAATTTATAATACTTATATATTTATATTGAAAACATATAAAATTATTCATTTAACTAATTTAAAGTCAGAAAAAAAAATAGTAAGAATAATATAGAAAATTATAAAAAAGAAAAATGAAAAGAAAAGAAAAAGAGATTAATGAACTTCAGTGAATTCAGTATCATCTTTTCTTTCTGGAATAAGTAAATTAAGAACTACACCAACAATTGCTGCAAGAGCCATACCGGAAATGGATACAGACAAGTCACCTCGAACAATGGACAAGGTAGCTCCACCTAATCCTAAAACCAACATGGTAGCTGCTACAACAATGTTCTTGTTGTTGTTGAAGTCAACATCCTCTTGGATTAAAAGCTTTATACCATTTACTGCAATGAATCCGTAAAGGAGAATCGCCACCCCACCAATTACAGGGTTAGGCATAGCTGCAAGAAGTGCAGTTAGATGTCCAGAGAACGCAAATAATATTGCAAATATTGCAGTCAAACAGATTACATAAATGGATGCAACTCTTGTCAATCCTACAACTGAAGTGTTTTCACCATAAGTTGTGTTTGCAGGACCACCAAGGAATGCTGCAACGAAAGTAGCAAGACCATCACCAAAAAGGGTTTTGTTTAAACCAGGATCAGAAATCAAGTCGCGACCAATGATTTCACCTAATACCTTATGGTCCCCTACATGCTCTACCATAGTTACAAGAGCAATTGGAACAATTGTTAAAAGAGCTACAGGATTAAAGCTATAGTTTACAAATGGCATATAGAAATCAGGAACTTCAAATACGCTAGCTGCAAAGAATCCTGAGAAGTCAACCATACCTAAGCAAGCTGCTAAAGCATATGATACAATAATACCAATCAAGAAAGGAATGACCTTAAGCATTCCTCTACCACGAATAGCTATTACAGCAGTTGTCAAGAATGCAACAAGTGCAACAATAAGGTTATTGATTGGAATTACAGCTTGATCAAGACCAATTTCCTGAATCGCAGTAGGAGCCAAACATAAACCGATAACCATAATCATAGGACCTACAATTACTGGAGGCAATAACTTGTTAATCCATTCATTACCAGTAATTCTGATGATTATAGCAATAGCCATATAGACCAAACCTACAACCATTAAAGCTGAGAAAATACTTGACTTACCTCCAATAGCAAATCCTGCAATCATAGGAGCAATAAAAGCAAATGAACTTCCCAGATATACTGGACTTCTATTCCGTGTAACAATTACATAAAGAAGTGTACCTATCCCTGAAGCAATCAAAGCAACTGGAACAGATAGCACAGGTTCGCCAACAGTGGTGTTAACTACAATTGGCACTAAGATTGTAGCACCAAAAATAGCGCATAAACGTTGAAGGGATAATAAAATCAACTCAAAAACAGGAGGTTTATCCCATAAATCATAAATCATACCATTATCATTTTCACTCATTATATCACACTATAATCTAAAGAATTAATAATTTAATTAATTAATAAGAATTATAAAAAAATAAATAAATCAATTCAAAATTTATTAATTAATTTATTACCATAAAATATATTTATTAATCCCATTATTAAAACTTTTTTAAAACTTTTGAACGGAGATTGATTTTCAATAAAATAAATGAATTTTTTATAAAAAATAGTAAAAAATTAATTAAAAAATGAACTATTAATATAAAATAATGAAAAAATGAATCAATTGTAAAAATAAAAGTAAAAATAGAAAAAATAAAGATTGAAAAGTAAAAAAAGTAAGATGAAAAAAATAAAGAATATATGAATTAAAAAATTTAAAAATTAGTCTTCATTGACAAAATCATCTAAGGATTTCCCTGTAAAGTGGAAAACATCCCAATCCTTTTCTTCTGCACCAATGGACTTATAGAATTCCTTGCTTGGTTCATTCCATTCCAGGCAAGTCCATTCAAATCTCCCATAATCTCTTTTCTTTACAATCTTTGCAAGCTCTCTAAGCATTGCCTTTCCATAACCTTTTCCACGATATTCAGGGTCAATGAAAAGATCCTCAAGGTGCATATTGACATTTGCAATGTAAGTCGAAAAGCTTAAGAAGAAAAATGCAAATCCTATTTCCTTTCCATCTTCAAGAGCGAAAATGACTTCTGCTTGATTCTTATCGAAAATCCAATACTTTAAAGCTTCTTCAGTAGCTATCACTTCATCTAG from Methanobrevibacter ruminantium includes these protein-coding regions:
- a CDS encoding uracil-xanthine permease family protein, with protein sequence MSENDNGMIYDLWDKPPVFELILLSLQRLCAIFGATILVPIVVNTTVGEPVLSVPVALIASGIGTLLYVIVTRNRSPVYLGSSFAFIAPMIAGFAIGGKSSIFSALMVVGLVYMAIAIIIRITGNEWINKLLPPVIVGPMIMVIGLCLAPTAIQEIGLDQAVIPINNLIVALVAFLTTAVIAIRGRGMLKVIPFLIGIIVSYALAACLGMVDFSGFFAASVFEVPDFYMPFVNYSFNPVALLTIVPIALVTMVEHVGDHKVLGEIIGRDLISDPGLNKTLFGDGLATFVAAFLGGPANTTYGENTSVVGLTRVASIYVICLTAIFAILFAFSGHLTALLAAMPNPVIGGVAILLYGFIAVNGIKLLIQEDVDFNNNKNIVVAATMLVLGLGGATLSIVRGDLSVSISGMALAAIVGVVLNLLIPERKDDTEFTEVH
- a CDS encoding GNAT family N-acetyltransferase codes for the protein MPELTFRNAEEKDVPLILEFIKKLADYEHRLDEVIATEEALKYWIFDKNQAEVIFALEDGKEIGFAFFFLSFSTYIANVNMHLEDLFIDPEYRGKGYGKAMLRELAKIVKKRDYGRFEWTCLEWNEPSKEFYKSIGAEEKDWDVFHFTGKSLDDFVNED